A window of the Sabethes cyaneus chromosome 1, idSabCyanKW18_F2, whole genome shotgun sequence genome harbors these coding sequences:
- the LOC128745995 gene encoding uncharacterized protein LOC128745995, producing the protein MEVTQINLNHCDIAQQLLWQSTTESLCDVVIIAEPYRIPPGNGNWAADKAAMAAIHVMGSIPIEEVISSSYEGFVILKIQGIYVCSCYAPPRWTMQQFHQMLDALTEKLIGRRPIIVAGDFNAWTVEWGSRCTNARGYSRLEALAKMEIALFNEGTVSTFRKDGRESIIDVTFGSPSLMSNINWRVYEGYTHSDHQAIKFSIGRQNPAIRQRARTYERKWKTTAFARDLFVEALRVDSGRSILNENELTDILVRACDATMPRKQEPRKERQPAYWWNAAISNHRASCLRARRRVQRARTEADREERSAVFRVARAALKREIKLSKRNCFKELCRDCHSLWQK; encoded by the coding sequence ATGGAGGTGACCCAGATTAATCTCAATCATTGCGACATAGCACaacaactgttgtggcagtcgacaacggAGTCGTTGTGCGACGTCGTGATAATTGCAGAGCCGTACCGAATTCCTCCCGGTAACGGTAACTGGGCAGCTGATAAAGCAGCAATGGCTGCAATACACGTAATGGGCAGTATCCCCATTGAGGAGGTGATTTCCAGTTCGTATGAAGGTTTCGTGATTCTCAAAATCCAGGGAATCTACGTATGCAGCTGTTACGCACCCCCAAGATGGACCATGCAGCAGTTCCACCAGATGCTtgacgcgctgaccgaaaagCTCATTGGGCGAAGGCCGATCATCGtcgcgggagactttaacgcttggacTGTGGAGTGGGGGAGCAGATGCACCAACGCCAGAGGATACAGTCGGTTAGAAGCCCTGGCTAAGATGGAAATTGCACTGTTCAACGAAGGTACCGTTAGCACCTTCCGTAAAGACGGCCGCGAATCCATCATTGATGTCACTTTTGGCAGTCCATCCCTGATGTCGAACATAAATTGGAGGGTCTACGAAGGATATACCCATAGCGATCACCAGGCGATTAAATTTAGTATCGGCCGACAAAATCCGGCGATAAGACAGAGAGCCAGAACCTACGAGCGGAAGTGGAAGACGACGGCCTTTGCCAGGGATCTTTTCGTCGAGGCGCTCCGGGTGGACAGTGGAAGATCGATCCTGAATGAGAACGAGTTGACAGATATATTGGTCAGGGCATGTGATGCTACCATGCCCAGAAAACAGGAACCGAGAAAAGAGCGGCAACCGGCTTATTGGTGGAATGCAGCAATTAGTAACCATCGTGCTAGTTGTCTCAGAGCCAGAAGACGCGTCCAAAGAGCCAGAACTGAAGCAGATCGGGAAGAACGTAGCGCGGTATTTAGAGTGGCCAGGGCTGCattgaaacgggagataaaactaAGTAAACGCAACTGCTTCAAGGAGCTGTGCCGAGATTGCCATTCGTTATGGCAAAAGTAA
- the LOC128732805 gene encoding uncharacterized protein LOC128732805 isoform X2 has product MSSSQIHPDQLFQQQHKVSTYSGNINNLMFASTENSSAASGEADSAAGSTATASDINNVVVNLASVNQSVTLTTKESISSVVSANSNPIGSRIIPNVSHSHIPVENVQNSEPALAAVNVGDINNLVQFNVAPGWRRIKYNCEIIYISPSGVPLRNFNQVKDYLLTGGTCKCGLPCPFRPEVFFEFDSQVPNLSLDGKSNISHNFCLHHSRYVEKISLVRRGKKLIEKGSIPKPGASHGAQLVTEEAEFMFSNNVQSGQKIVGTDSADAISEEISLSSQNKQQDREIKGLPLSKTPPWRKHVPSSSTTSVLSNQRQVQCSSSLVPVKTSVQSVNQNEQKVKNIRITNEPPNSTSLCTPFDNDKLKAASKKRPNFKDDPTGYLNQQTAILHSSISTLHSPDGSSSSQESPQLKAVSGSLSSELVESAESAERSCTTTMTISDQAVTHITSGIVQVQQNCDISHMKLQQQLQFQHQLQRQNQLVRQHNEQLQLLQQHQQNTEERDPTKGSVRFVTVAETSPLQSSSVKFTTSRTPDVTSTSSSTPDLKDAPNRSPLLQVNTCGLRSGSPEVYSTRNLVQSPSYSVSPQKNQMSRNSGVALASISSAPRNTITSVQASSRPVTVTSTHAGKIGKSVIREHEYETPSVNLGARYVKSEKVSLQNTGSTGAQNLLNFNQQQASQTISQPQQVLMTSSGQILVMSSHSNKSSSQIVAGNNLNNTGTGAALAQNVLIPQQTLVTGGNGTQYVNMTAASAGTTAPGSSAVTANQFVTNNSGLTQNISQQQANIIHHTSPNANPSFLINSPNNMQSTVILNNGNVIQSNGGQQMLTSNNPQVIHSGNVLSTAAAGASIGSKIISSAANPGIITNQSSVNPLMPNNQQSSTGGVMNQQVVLNSLPTNSIVIQQPNYNSMTGDTIVNQIVNQDGSTTSYIQNPQRQILISPDSKRRAKKRKSNGSSNTGQIISPNNLLLQPQTGHVIVSQQHQQSQQTQQQSQTIQAVNQSGTMLQLAPQYQTQGYQLNPGISGLTILPQKATQQPAQQQQQILLQNGQIITQPYNIISQQVLLPTGFVMAPDTTLVQIQNVASPCGSIITTPQGMLIRAQSPHQQKSFLSANTGQQYIMNNNGQVSPMGPQLYGGPVNIMVPQQQQAGPAASFVQQNTTIVQQPQQHIVQQQSVQIAATMNTSTDSSSTASSTNESLSLPSTPQPPAMVQKNLSVYLSGTTSPPDTTTHSPNSPDCASSEKSVGSADSVNVAMVQCVSSSEPDLVTEGTHSPSDLTEYVEQESISPYQRTVYKSSKIRRMQSHPQQSQVHNAVGDSCNNGNAGSSTTVISNNSNTLSYPNQTALQQPTRHHNSSHQPTIIHGATSTHSIQPDSHESTTKVSVHESAANTSQKAVTSPVVQSGIGSSTKTFNVGELVWGAVRCFPAWPGKVIEPPSGDGQTTTVPIDCVWVRWFGGRPLAELVAVSGLKSLSDGLEAHHRAQKDARKGRKLNPQLERAIQEAMMELDRATVIPSAFAGSATISDSVATKTETIKVSPTSSNAIVASGNGNGSTLPTCSRPLKANRGPKAKLVKIAPAPPIATETTSSSTSVTSSSNTSVSRARMK; this is encoded by the exons CCCATCCGGTGTTCCACTGCGAAACTTCAATCAGGTCAAAGACTATTTGTTAACAGGCGGTACTTGCAAATGTGGTCTGCCATGTCCTTTTCGTCCTGAAGTATTTTTCGAGTTTGACTCTCAG GTTCCTAATCTGTCACTGGATGGAAAAAGCAACATATCTCACAACTTTTGTCTGCATCATTCTCGATATGTAGAAAAGATATCACTAGTTCGACGCGGAAAGAAGTTGATTGAGAAAGGAAGCATTCCCAAACCAG GTGCCAGTCATGGAGCTCAACTTGTTACCGAGGAAGCTGAGTTTATGTTTTCTAATAATGTTCAATCTGGTCAAAAAATTGTAGGAACGGATTCGGCAGATGCGATAAGCGAAGAAATTTCGTTATCATCTCAAAATAAGCAACAGGACCGAGAAATAAAAGGTTTACCACTCTCAAAAACTCCGCCCTGGCGTAAACACGTACCCTCTTCTTCAACAACCTCGGTGTTGTCCAATCAACGCCAGGTGCAGTGTTCTTCAAGTCTAGTGCCAGTCAAAACTTCCGTACAAAGCGTAAATCAAAACGAGCAGAAAGTCAAAAATATTAGAATAACAAATGAGCCTCCAAATTCAACCAGTTTGTGTACGCCGTTCGACAACGATAAATTAAAAGCAGCTAGTAAAAAGCGGCCGAATTTCAAGGACGATCCTACAGGTTATTTGAATCAGCAAACTGCGATTTTGCACAGTTCGATTTCTACTCTACACAGTCCGGATGGATCATCGTCGTCTCAGGAGAGCCCACAACTAAAAGCAGTCAGCGGCTCCTTGAGCAGTGAGTTAGTGGAATCAGCAGAGTCTGCAGAGCGAAGTTGTACAACAACAATGACTATTTCCGATCAAGCAGTAACTCACATAACAAGTGGAATAGTCCAGGTACAGCAAAACTGTGATATTAGTCATATGAAACTTCAGCAGCAGTTACAATTTCAACACCAACTACAGCGGCAAAATCAGCTCGTACGCCAACATAACGAACAGCTGCAATTGTTGCAACAACATCAGCAAAACACAGAAGAGAGAGATCCTACTAAAGGTAGTGTTCGTTTCGTGACTGTTGCTGAAACGTCACCACTTCAATCAAGTAGCGTAAAGTTTACTACCAGTCGTACCCCGGATGTTACGTCCACGTCTTCAAGTACTCCTGACCTAAAGGATGCGCCTAATCGGAGTCCATTACTTCAAGTAAACACTTGTGGCTTACGTTCAGGATCTCCTGAAGTTTATTCTACTCGGAATCTTGTTCAGAGTCCTTCATATAGCGTTAGCCCTCAAAAGAATCAGATGTCTCGAAATAGTGGCGTTGCCCTTGCCTCTATTTCATCGGCACCACGTAACACTATAACGTCGGTGCAGGCTAGCAGTAGGCCAGTAACGGTTACTAGTACTCATGCGGGAAAAATAGGTAAAAGTGTGATTAGAGAACATGAATATGAAACTCCTTCAGTTAATCTCGGAGCAAGATATGTTAAATCTGAAAAAGTCTCTCTACAAAACACTGGTTCAACCGGAGCACAAAATTTACTTAATTTCAACCAACAACAAGCTTCACAAACAATTAGTCAACCCCAACAGGTGCTGATGACCTCTAGTGGACAGATTCTTGTAATGTCATCACATTCAAACAAAAGCTCCAGTCAGATTGTTGCAGGCAACAATCTCAACAATACCGGTACTGGTGCTGCACTAGCGCAAAATGTGCTTATTCCTCAGCAAACGTTAGTGACCGGCGGGAATGGAACTCAATACGTAAATATGACTGCCGCTTCGGCAGGTACTACTGCTCCTGGCAGTAGTGCCGTCACTGCTAATCAATTTGTTACTAATAATAGTGGACTTACGCAAAACATTAGTCAACAACAAGCGAACATCATTCATCATACTTCACCTAATGCAAATCCCAGCTTTTTGATCAACTCCCCAAATAACATGCAATCGACTGTGATATTGAATAATGGAAATGTAATACAATCTAACGGTGGGCAGCAAATGCTGACTTCCAACAATCCGCAAGTTATTCATTCAGGTAACGTGCTGTCGACCGCCGCCGCAGGAGCAAGCATCGGATCTAAAATAATATCAAGCGCGGCGAATCCTGGTATAATTACCAATCAATCCAGCGTTAATCCGCTGATGCCTAACAATCAGCAGAGCAGCACCGGGGGTGTGATGAATCAACAAGTTGTGTTGAATAGTTTACCTACGAACAGTATCGTAATTCAGCAACCAAATTATAATTCTATGACCGGTGACACAATAGTCAATCAAATAGTCAATCAAGATGGCTCGACAACTTCCTATATACAGAACCCGCAGCGGCAAATACTCATCTCTCCGGATTCTAAACGGAGAGCGAAAAAGCGAAAAAGCAACGGATCGTCTAACACTGGCCAAATAATTTCGCCAAACAATCTTCTGCTTCAGCCGCAGACAGGACATGTAATTGTATCTCAACAACATCAGCAATCACAACAAACACAGCAACAGTCGCAAACGATACAAGCGGTTAACCAATCCGGAACTATGTTGCAGCTAGCTCCGCAATATCAAACTCAGGGTTATCAGTTGAACCCTGGAATTTCTGGCCTAACAATTTTACCACAGAAAGCTACACAACAACcagcgcagcagcagcagcaaattctTTTGCAAAATGGTCAGATTATCACTCAGCCTTATAACATCATTAGTCAGCAGGTACTGCTTCCAACTGGGTTTGTAATGGCTCCCGACACCACATTGGTTCAAATCCAAAACGTAGCGTCACCTTGTGGCAGTATTATAACCACTCCTCAAGGTATGCTAATCCGAGCACAAAGTCCTCACCAACAGAAAAGCTTCCTCTCGGCTAATACTGGCCAGCAGTATATAATGAATAACAATGGTCAAGTTAGTCCCATGGGACCGCAATTGTATGGAGGCCCAGTAAATATTATGGTACCTCAACAGCAGCAGGCTGGACCTGCAGCTTCTTTTGTTCAGCAGAATACAACGATCGTACAACAACCACAACAACACATTGTGCAGCAACAATCGGTACAGATAGCGGCTACAATGAATACGAGTACCGACAGTAGTAGCACAGCAAGTAGTACGAATGAAAGCCTTTCTTTGCCATCAACACCGCAACCGCCAGCAATGGTACAGAAAAATCTTTCAGTTTACCTTTCTGGAACAACTTCACCGCCAGACACGACTACACACAGTCCAAATAGTCCTGATTGCGCATCCAGTGAGAAGAGCGTCGGAAGCGCAGACAGTGTCAACGTG GCTATGGTACAGTGCGTGTCTAGCTCTGAACCTGATCTTGTTACTGAAGGAACACATTCACCATCGGATTTAACTGAATACGTTGAACAAGAAA GTATCTCACCATACCAACGTACCGTTTACAAGTCTTCGAAAATCAGACGTATGCAATCACATCCACAACAATCACAAGTTCATAATGCCGTGGGTGATAGTTGCAACAATGGAAACGCTGGTAGCTCCACAACCGTTATTAGTAACAATAGCAATACCTTGTCATATCCGAATCAAACTGCTTTACAGCAACCAACTCGTCATCATAACAGCAGTCATCAACCAACGATAATACATGGAGCTACATCAACTCATAGCATCCAACCTGATTCCCATG AATCCACAACGAAAGTTTCGGTGCATGAAAGTGCAGCCAATACAAGCCAAAAAGCGGTAACATCTCCCGTCGTCCAGAGTGGTATCGGATCATCGACAAAAACATTTAACGTCGGTGAGCTGGTCTGGGGAGCCGTCCGGTGTTTTCCGGCATGGCCTGGAAAGGTAATAGAGCCACCGTCAGGAGATGGACAAACTACTACGGTTCCAATCGATTGTGTCTGGGTTCGCTGGTTTGGTGGTCGGCCTCTCGCGGAGCTGGTAGCTGTCAGTGGATTGAAAAGCTTATCAGATGGTCTTGAGGCTCACCATCGGGCCCAGAAGGATGCTAGAAA GGGACGAAAATTAAATCCTCAACTAGAACGTGCGATCCAAGAAGCAATGATGGAGCTTGACCGAGCCACTGTAATACCTTCTGCTTTCGCGGGTAGTGCAACAATATCGGATTCAGTTGCGACAAAAACTGAAACCATTAAAGTATCACCTACAAGTAGCAATGCTATTGTGGCTAGTGGAAACGGAAATGGATCTACACTTCCAACATGCAGCCGGCCACTCAAAGCAAATCGGGGGCCAAAAGCGAAGCTTGTGAAAATTGCTCCAGCACCACCTATAGCTACGGAAACAACTTCATCGTCGACAAGCGTTACTAGTTCTAGTAATACTTCAGTGAGTCGTGCTAGAATGAAATAG